One window of the Piliocolobus tephrosceles isolate RC106 chromosome 17, ASM277652v3, whole genome shotgun sequence genome contains the following:
- the LOC111552515 gene encoding transmembrane protein 231 isoform X1: MATRRSQTWSPVSCARCSWRSTISSLTRSSAATARGSAPKPRCSCWWPLRSRTSRRCWWPFGATVSLPQPLCPATPRARSAGSDLPDGLPTALFNSGFWLKRSSYEEQPTVRFQHQVLLVALLGPESGGFLAWSTFPAFNRLQGDRLRVPLVSTREEDRNQDGKMDMLHFKLELPLQSTEHVLGVQLILTFSYQLHRMVTLVMQSMAFLQSSFPVPGSQLYVNGDLRLQQKQPLSCGGLDARYNVSVINGTSPFAYDYDLTHVVAAYQERNVSTILNDPNPIWLVGRAADAPFVINAIIRYPVEVISYQPGFWEMVKFAWVQYVSILLIFLWVFERIKIFVFQNQVVTTIPVTATPRGEMCKEHLS; encoded by the exons ATGGCAACCAGGAGAAGCCAAACTTGGTCCCCTGTCTCCTGCGCGCGGTGCTCATGGCGCTCTACGATCTCTTCTCTCACCCGGTCGAGCGCAGCTACCGCGCGGGGCTCTGCTCCAAAGCCGCGCTGTTCCTGCTGGTGGCCGCTGCGCTCACGTACATCCCGCCGCTGCTGGTGGCCTTTCGGAGCCACGGTGAGCCTGCCCCAGCCGCTGTGTCCCGCGACTCCTCGGGCGCGCTCGGCCGGGTCTGACCTCCCTGACGGCCTCCCCACCGCCCTCTTTAATTCAGGGTTTTGGCTGAAGAGAAGCAGCTACGAGGAGCAGCCGACCGTGCGCTTCCAACACCAGGTGCTGCTCGTGGCCCTGCTGGGACCCGAGAGCGGCGGGTTCCTCGCTTGGAGCACGTTCCCTGCTTTCAATCGGTTGCAGGGGGATCGCCTGCGCGTCCCGCTCGTTTCG ACTAGAGAAGAAGACAGGAACCAGGATGGGAAGATGGACATGCTACATTTTAAGCTGGAGCTTCCCCTGCAGTCCACGGAGCACGTTCTCGGTGTGCAACTCATCCTGACTTTCTCCTATCAATTACAC AGGATGGTGACCCTCGTGATGCAGAGCATGGCGTTTCTCCAGTCCTCCTTTCCTGTCCCGGGATCCCAATTATATGTGAACGGAGACCTGAGGCTGCAGCAGAAGCAGCCACTGAGCTGTGGTGGCCTAGATGCCCGATACAAC GTATCCGTGATCAATGGGACCAGCCCCTTTGCCTATGACTACGACCTCACCCATGTTGTTGCTGCCTACCAGGAGAGGAACG TTAGCACCATCCTGAATGATCCCAACCCCATCTGGCTGGTGGGCAGAGCCGCAGATGCTCCATTTGTGATTAATGCTATCATCCGATACCCTGTGGAAGTTATTTC TTATCAGCCAGGATTCTGGGAGATGGTAAAGTTCGCCTGGGTGCAGTATGTCAGCATCCTGCTTATCTTCCTCTGGGTGTTTGAAAGAATCAAGATCTTCGTGTTTCAGAATCAGGTGGTGACCACCATCCCTGTGACAGCGACGCCCCGGGGAGAAATGTGTAAGGAGCACTTATCCTAG
- the LOC111552515 gene encoding transmembrane protein 231 isoform X3 has product MHLHLSVFLFLLVGERMPVVYSRTVGHCIYTQVMWIPPRLICDQGCWPCLGFGFPRLEKKTGTRMGRWTCYILSWSFPCSPRSTFSRMVTLVMQSMAFLQSSFPVPGSQLYVNGDLRLQQKQPLSCGGLDARYNVSVINGTSPFAYDYDLTHVVAAYQERNVSTILNDPNPIWLVGRAADAPFVINAIIRYPVEVISYQPGFWEMVKFAWVQYVSILLIFLWVFERIKIFVFQNQVVTTIPVTATPRGEMCKEHLS; this is encoded by the exons ATGCACTTACATctatctgtttttctctttcttttagtgGGGGAGAGAATGCCTGTTGTGTACAGCAGGACAGTGGgtcattgtatatatacacaagtgATGTGGATTCCTCCCAGACTCATTTGTGACCAGGGCTGCTGGCCCTGTTTGGGTTTTGGGTTTCCTAGACTAGAGAAGAAGACAGGAACCAGGATGGGAAGATGGACATGCTACATTTTAAGCTGGAGCTTCCCCTGCAGTCCACGGAGCACGTTCTCG AGGATGGTGACCCTCGTGATGCAGAGCATGGCGTTTCTCCAGTCCTCCTTTCCTGTCCCGGGATCCCAATTATATGTGAACGGAGACCTGAGGCTGCAGCAGAAGCAGCCACTGAGCTGTGGTGGCCTAGATGCCCGATACAAC GTATCCGTGATCAATGGGACCAGCCCCTTTGCCTATGACTACGACCTCACCCATGTTGTTGCTGCCTACCAGGAGAGGAACG TTAGCACCATCCTGAATGATCCCAACCCCATCTGGCTGGTGGGCAGAGCCGCAGATGCTCCATTTGTGATTAATGCTATCATCCGATACCCTGTGGAAGTTATTTC TTATCAGCCAGGATTCTGGGAGATGGTAAAGTTCGCCTGGGTGCAGTATGTCAGCATCCTGCTTATCTTCCTCTGGGTGTTTGAAAGAATCAAGATCTTCGTGTTTCAGAATCAGGTGGTGACCACCATCCCTGTGACAGCGACGCCCCGGGGAGAAATGTGTAAGGAGCACTTATCCTAG
- the LOC111552515 gene encoding transmembrane protein 231 isoform X2, with the protein MALYDLFSHPVERSYRAGLCSKAALFLLVAAALTYIPPLLVAFRSHGFWLKRSSYEEQPTVRFQHQVLLVALLGPESGGFLAWSTFPAFNRLQGDRLRVPLVSTREEDRNQDGKMDMLHFKLELPLQSTEHVLGVQLILTFSYQLHRMVTLVMQSMAFLQSSFPVPGSQLYVNGDLRLQQKQPLSCGGLDARYNVSVINGTSPFAYDYDLTHVVAAYQERNVSTILNDPNPIWLVGRAADAPFVINAIIRYPVEVISYQPGFWEMVKFAWVQYVSILLIFLWVFERIKIFVFQNQVVTTIPVTATPRGEMCKEHLS; encoded by the exons ATGGCGCTCTACGATCTCTTCTCTCACCCGGTCGAGCGCAGCTACCGCGCGGGGCTCTGCTCCAAAGCCGCGCTGTTCCTGCTGGTGGCCGCTGCGCTCACGTACATCCCGCCGCTGCTGGTGGCCTTTCGGAGCCACG GGTTTTGGCTGAAGAGAAGCAGCTACGAGGAGCAGCCGACCGTGCGCTTCCAACACCAGGTGCTGCTCGTGGCCCTGCTGGGACCCGAGAGCGGCGGGTTCCTCGCTTGGAGCACGTTCCCTGCTTTCAATCGGTTGCAGGGGGATCGCCTGCGCGTCCCGCTCGTTTCG ACTAGAGAAGAAGACAGGAACCAGGATGGGAAGATGGACATGCTACATTTTAAGCTGGAGCTTCCCCTGCAGTCCACGGAGCACGTTCTCGGTGTGCAACTCATCCTGACTTTCTCCTATCAATTACAC AGGATGGTGACCCTCGTGATGCAGAGCATGGCGTTTCTCCAGTCCTCCTTTCCTGTCCCGGGATCCCAATTATATGTGAACGGAGACCTGAGGCTGCAGCAGAAGCAGCCACTGAGCTGTGGTGGCCTAGATGCCCGATACAAC GTATCCGTGATCAATGGGACCAGCCCCTTTGCCTATGACTACGACCTCACCCATGTTGTTGCTGCCTACCAGGAGAGGAACG TTAGCACCATCCTGAATGATCCCAACCCCATCTGGCTGGTGGGCAGAGCCGCAGATGCTCCATTTGTGATTAATGCTATCATCCGATACCCTGTGGAAGTTATTTC TTATCAGCCAGGATTCTGGGAGATGGTAAAGTTCGCCTGGGTGCAGTATGTCAGCATCCTGCTTATCTTCCTCTGGGTGTTTGAAAGAATCAAGATCTTCGTGTTTCAGAATCAGGTGGTGACCACCATCCCTGTGACAGCGACGCCCCGGGGAGAAATGTGTAAGGAGCACTTATCCTAG
- the LOC111552503 gene encoding carbohydrate sulfotransferase 5, with amino-acid sequence MRLPRFSSRTVTVLLLAQTTCLLLLVVFRPGPSSPAGGKERVHVLVLSSWRSGSSFVGQLFSQHPNVFYLMEPAWHVWTTLSQGSAATLHMAVRDLIRSVFLCDMDVFDAYMPQSRNLSAFFKWETSRALCSPPACSAFPRGAISKENICKTRCMRQPFSLAREACGSYSHVALKEVRFFNLQVLYPLLSDPALNLRIVHLVRDPRAVLRSREAVSPLLARDNGIVLGTNGRWVEADPHLRLMREVCRSHVRIAEAATLKPPPFLRGRYRLVRFEDLAREPLAEISALYAFAGLTLTPQLKTWIHNITHGLGIGKPIEAFQTSSRNMRNVSQAWRHTLPLTKILRVQEVCADALQLLGYRPVYSEDQQRNLTLDLVLPRSPDHFSWASHD; translated from the coding sequence ATGCGGCTGCCACGCTTCTCCAGCAGGACAGTGACCGTGCTCCTCCTGGCACAGACCACCTGCCTCCTGCTCCTCGTCGTCTTCCGGCCAGGGCCTTCATCCCCAGCGGGCGGCAAGGAGCGTGTGCACGTGCTGGTGCTGTCCTCGTGGCGCTCAGGCTCGTCCTTCGTGGGCCAGCTCTTCAGCCAGCACCCCAACGTCTTTTACCTGATGGAGCCCGCGTGGCACGTGTGGACCACCCTGTCGCAAGGCAGCGCCGCAACGCTGCACATGGCCGTGCGCGACCTGATTCGCTCCGTCTTCTTGTGCGACATGGACGTGTTTGATGCCTACATGCCGCAGAGCCGAAACCTGTCCGCCTTTTTCAAGTGGGAAACGAGCCGCGCGCTGTGCTCGCCGCCCGCCTGCAGCGCCTTTCCCCGAGGTGCCATCAGCAAGGAGAACATATGCAAGACACGATGCATGCGGCAGCCCTTCAGCCTAGCACGGGAGGCCTGCGGCTCCTACAGCCACGTGGCGCTCAAGGAGGTGCGCTTCTTCAACCTGCAGGTGCTCTACCCGCTGCTCAGTGACCCCGCGCTCAACCTGCGCATCGTGCACCTGGTGCGCGACCCGCGGGCCGTGCTGCGCTCCCGGGAGGCGGTGAGCCCACTACTGGCACGCGACAACGGCATCGTGCTAGGCACCAACGGCAGGTGGGTGGAGGCCGACCCTCACCTGCGCCTGATGCGTGAGGTGTGTCGCAGCCATGTGCGCATCGCGGAGGCCGCCACACTCAAGCCGCCACCCTTCCTGCGCGGCCGCTACCGCCTGGTACGCTTCGAGGACCTGGCTCGGGAGCCGCTGGCAGAGATCAGCGCACTCTACGCCTTCGCCGGGCTGACCCTCACGCCACAGCTCAAGACCTGGATCCACAACATCACGCACGGGTTGGGGATCGGCAAGCCAATCGAGGCCTTTCAGACTTCGTCTAGGAATATGCGCAACGTCTCCCAGGCCTGGCGCCACACGCTGCCCTTGACCAAGATCCTGCGCGTGCAGGAGGTGTGCGCCGACGCGCTGCAGCTGCTGGGCTACCGGCCTGTGTACTCTGAGGACCAGCAGCGTAACCTCACCCTGGATCTGGTGCTGCCACGAAGCCCAGACCACTTCAGCTGGGCGTCACATGACTGA